TACGATGAGAGACTTCTTTGATTACTTTAATCtcatttttgaatttgattttgaGTTTTTTAAGGTTTGAACATAACCTAACCGTGTAAACTTAATATCATAGCCCATAGGTTATCCCCAGTATACGGATAAGTAGTATTGTTTTTAGTGTAATCAATTTCAGATCTATTTAGATATACGTGATATAGTATGTCGTTGTGGtttttgattgttgacaattatGCAATGTGTTTTAGTTGTTGAAAATTTGAGACCTGTGGTGACTGGTGGATGACTAATTTAGCAAGGACTTAATCGTGATTTGTTCTGTTGTGGTTTTGATCCTCTGCAGTAAAAGTACATCGCAGTCGTCAAAAAGTAGTGTGTATTTTATGGAGCGTtgtaaattgttgaaaatatcaTTGATGGTGACGAGGAACAATGTAACGCTTATTGATGAGCTCTCGAGTAATTCAATGTCCAGATAATCCGATTGTACGTTCCCTGATTTTACCTAAAATTTACAATCGAGGAGGAAATTGTGAAGCAAGGTCAGAATGTTTCTGTTCGAACTTGAGCCTTTTCGTGCCTATTACGAACAGTGTGTCCGTTTGACACTTGTTGTCACCCCGCTGACGTTCCGACGCCGAAGTGCGCTTGCGCGAACTTTTGGCGATCGGCTTCGCTGACCACCGGTTGTCCGCGGCCCGGCCGTCGCTGTCTTTTTCCTGCGGTCGGACCGTTCGTTCCGTCCCGACTTGTGCACGTTTTGTTCGGGTGTGCCGACCACAAAACCTCGTGGTTGAGTCTTTTCGTGTGCGTACCCTTCTGTGCCGCCCGTAAAACGTGTCGTGTTCTTCGCACGCGTGTTGCCATCTTTCGCACCGCCGTCCGGTATTGGTCGCCGTGCCCGTGGtcgttaatcattttaatataattattattatatacctgcgcCGATCGTTCATTCTACGTCGCGTCGTGGTTACGCATCTTGCGAGAGGTCAGTGACCTAACCCCTGCCCGGCTGTTTACACCAGGGCCGTCATTCCGAAGATATTTCGCCAATCGTCGTGGGATCCCGATGTCCACAAACGGTGACCAGCGGTatcgttaatatatatattatattattattgtattcttatttatttgtatattgtgcACCTGTGTGCGtccgttatttattataattattatatggcaTTTGTTTGAAGAGACGTCTTCGGCATTGTCCCTTTATTGCATTTAGTGTGTTGTACTTGTacgtatcaaataattatatatattatattgtgaaacattatttttggatCTTTATCACTTGCTCCCACACATCCGCGAGTCGTCAGTAAACTGCTGTTAACGTAATTGCTGATGGCGCAACATTTTTGGTAGCAGAGCGTGGTTTTCCGACCTTTGTGGGGGTTCGGTAGCGGTGTGCTGGATTTTGGTGGGCTGGTATCCTCATAGTGTTTCCTACGGTGCTTACAGgcgacataatttatttttattttttatttgtatttggattatatattctatttatatatttatattataatacacttcgCTCGTAATGACAGACGAGAAAGACATTGAGCGTACTTCGCGCCTGCTCGCGCGTGCTAAAGTAAAGCGTACTACCATTATATCGCAGATTCGAGCTATACATACTATGGCGTTGCGCGTACAATCAGAGCCTGATCTAGCCTCAGAGTTTGCGTTAAACGCGGCTGATTTAGACGCGCTATGGTTTCAATTTCGGACGGATGACGATTCCGTATTAGACCTTTTAGCGGCGTCCGATAAGCTCGCCGACTATTCACCCGACATGATAGCGGAGGTACGCCAACTAATTAACTCGGCTAAAAATATCGCCCAGCGGTTAATCCCGACAGGTGCCGACGCCGTCGACTTGTCGTATCTCCGAGAGGGGACATTAAGTGTCCAGAAATCGCGCGAGGATCCGGTTAAGTCACTCTCCCGCTTACCTGATATACCTCTACCCTCGTTCGAGGGTGATTACCGATCGTGGCCCAATTTTCGCGATAGATTTTCCGCGCTTGTCCATAAGCGATCTAATTTATCAAACATCGATAAGATGTACTATCTAATAGGTTGTCTAAAAGGTGCCGCAGCCGACGCTGTCCGAGGCATACCGGTGTCGGCGGACAATTACGAGTTAGTAATGAGCACCTTATCTGACAAATTTAATCGACCGCGTTTGGTCGCCACGTCACTCGTCGACAAGCTACTGCAATCGTCGGCCATGACACAAGAGTCGCTTAACGACTTGAACACATTTGTAGGCACGTTCAGTGAATCCATCTCATTATTAGACGCGCTAAAAATACCAGACTCTgggtcttttattttattttctatagcgTTTCGACGTTTACCAGTTTCTACCCGCAAATTATTTGAAGCGAATAGTACAGTCGATTACCCGTCGATAGGACAATTATTAGACTTTCTCCGGTCCCGAGTGGCCATTCTCGAAGTTGTGGGCGAATCCCACAAAAGTAGTACTAATAATGCGCCGTCAAAGTCGACAGGTCAGTTCCGAAAGGGGGGAGATTACGCAGGGAAGCCTCGGTTGACGTCTTTAGTCACGTCCAAGTCAAATAGTACGTGCCCATGTTGTGCGGGTACGCACGCACTAACATCGTGTGCGCGGTTTAAAAATTGGGGTCCCGACGAGCGCGCTCGATGGACGCGCGATAAAAAATTATGCTTTAATTGCTTTAGTGACGAGCACTGGGCTCCCAAATGTAATGCTAAATCGAGTTGTCAGAACTGCACGCGTAAACACCACTCGCTTCTTCATCATAGTATATCGTCCAGTAGAGATCACGATGTTCGAAACGAGTCACCGGCTGCCGAGGCGTCGTTATGCGCGTCCTTGCCGCGTCCCCCTCCACACCAGGCGTCGTCTATAATTTTAGGTACCGCGCTAGTGCATATGCGCGATCGTTCCGGGTCGTGGCAAACAATGCGCGCATTAATTGATTGCGCGTCGCAGATAAGCGCCGTTACGAGTGCGTGTGCCGATCGGTTAGGCCTTAAGCGTTCCCGTTGGACTGCCCCGATAAGCGGTTTATCCGGAGTTCCCGTAGTAAATGTCCAAGGTCGCGTTGAATGTAACGTACAGCCGCGGTTTGCGTCCGAACCTGTGCTTTCCATAAATGCGTGGGTGTTGCCCGCCATAACGAGTGACTTGCCTCGAACAACGCTACACTCGAGCATTAAAGAGAGGTACTCTAACCTCGCGCTCGCCGACCCGTCATTCGATATCACTTCAcctattgacatattattaggCGGCGACGTATATGCGTCAATAATGGACGGTCGAAAATTTTCGGTGGACAAAGCTTTACCTACGGCGTTTAGTTCGGTCTTTGGTTGGATCTTAATCGGTCCAGTGGACGCCCGAGAGGCTCACCCGTATCAATCGGTGCCGGTCGCTATGACTGTTTCCATTGAAGGGTTAATGGAACGGTTTTGGCAGGTTGAGGAGCCAGCGGCTGCGCCCGCGACGTTCACGGACGAGGGGCgttgtgaaaaattattttgtgaacaGTCTATACGTTTGCCGTGTGGCCGTTTTTCGGTACCGTTGCCCTTTCGTGCTCCGCCGTCAGCTGATACATTTGTCGGGTCCCGCGAACTCGCGGTGCGCCGTTTTGACGCACTCGAACGTAAATTGGCTACAAGCCCtcaattaaaatctttatatgTCCAATTCATGTCGGAATACATTTCGCTAGGTCATATGTCCGTCGCAACGTCCCCGGGACGTTATTTTATTCCGCACCATGCGGTGTACCGTCCGGCGATCGACGAAAATAAAATACGCGTTGTATTCGACGCTTCCGCGCAAAGTAGTCGCGGACCGTCATTgaataattgtttgtttacCGGTCCTAAATTACAACAGGACATAGTCGACATTTTGACTAGATTTCGGGTCCCCAAGTACGTTTTTACGACCGACATCTGCAAAATGTAtagacaaatattaattttaccggAATATCGTCAATTCCAACATATTTTATGGCGACCGTCGCCACACGACGCACTTGTAGAATATGAGCTAAATACCGTCACGTACGGCGTTAATTGCGCGCCTTATCTCGCTCTACGCGTGTTACAAACTATCGCATCCGATGATTGCGATAATTTCGAGTTTGTGGGTAATGCGTTGACACGTCAAACCTATGTCGACGACATTTGCGACGGGGCAGATACAATTTCGAACGTATTAAAATTGCAGTCCGATTTAATCTCTGTTATGAACAAATCGGGATTAGAACTGAAAAAGTGGGCGTCAAATACGCCACGCGTTTTAGACGCGGTATCAGCCGCAGATCGCGTGTGTGCGCCTATGCCATTCGAATCGGTCGACGGCTACGGTACCAAGGTGCTCGGCTTACAATGGCATCCCGAGGGGGATTTTTTCTGTTGCGCGTTAAGTCTCGACTCAGCACCCGTATGCACTAAACGTGGCATTCTTTCTTTAGTAGCGCGTATATTCGACCCGCTAGGTGTGTTCGCTCCCGCGGTATTTTTAGCTAAGTCTATAATGCAGCGTACCTGGCAACTTGGCATGACTTGGGATGAGCCTTTACCAAACAATATTCACGACGAATGGATCGCGTTCGTCTCCGACTTACCGTCGTTATTAAATATTCGGGTTCCGCGTCATTTGAACTCGAGTCGCGGCGCGCCGTGCTATTTAATTGGATTTTGTGACGCCTCGCAACTCGGCTACGCGGCGGTCGTGTATGTGCGCATGGCTGACGTCGATGTTAACGCGTCCGTATTTTTAATTggtacaaaaactaaattagCGCCCATAAAATCATTAACCATCCCCCGATTAGAATTAAACGCCGCGTTGTTATTGGCTCGATGGTTAAGTCGCGTCCGCGACATTTTGGCCCCGCAACTTAATATTGTCGGTATAAATGCGTGGTCAGATTCCACGATAGTGTTATCATGGTTAAGTGCCCCGCAcgaagcatttaaaatttatgtgTCGAATCGAGTGCACCAAGTTCGCAATTTACTGCCGGATTGTCGATGGCGGCATGTTGACTCGGTCAATAACCCCGCCGACTGCGCGTCGCGTGGCATCATGCCGGCTGCTCTAGCGCAGCACAAATTGTATTGGCACGGCCCACAACTAGCGTACGGCGACCCATCGGAATGGGATGATGCTCGTTCGCCGCTACCGTTATGTGACCTGCCCGAACTTCGTCCAGTGTCCTGCGCCGCCCGTGTTGACGAAATTAAAGTCGAATGGTTTAATCGTTTTTCTAGTTACGACCGTATGTTACGAGTGGTGGCGTATATGCGCCGGTTTATTGCCGCCGGTATTCGTCGAGTACGTCGACAACCGGACCACATCGCGCCCGCATATTTGCAAAAGTCGGAACTAGATAACGCCGCTCGTATATTAGAGGCTGAGTCACAGCGCGTACATTTCGCCGTGCTGTTACATGAATTGTCGACAGGTAAACATGTTTCGTCCAAGCCGCTTGCTCGTTTAGCACCCTTTATAGACCCGGACGGTGTCATCCGCGTTGGCGGACGCCTGCGGCATTCATTATTAACTTATGATTGCAAGCATCCGATTTTGTTGGCCAAGCGTTCGCATTACGCATATTTATTGTGCCATCGTTGGCACCTGGTGACTTGTCATGCGGGCCCGCGAGTTCTTACCGCGCTTATTTCACGTCGATTTTGGATCATATCGCTTCGATCGGTGTTGCATAGTATTATTACAAACTGTTCGGTTTGTGTGCGGTTTGATGCTAAACGCGTACAGCCGTTAATGGCAGACTTGCCCGACACTCGTGTCCAACAGCGACGACCCTTCGAACGTGTAGGCGTTGATTATGCGGGCCCCCTACAAATGCGCGAAACTAGACTACGCAGATCCcgcattttcaaaatttatattgcggtttttatttgtttcactACGAAAGCTGTCCACCTCGAAGTGGTGACCGACCTGTCGACCGACGCCTTTCTAGCTGCGTTCGATCGTTTTATTGCCCGTCGAGGTTTACCAAGCGACGTGTTCTCGGACTGCGGCACTAATTTCGTCGGGGCTGATAAGAAATTACGCGCGCTTATCCACAGCCCGGAGGGCCGGGCCGCTATCGCCAATTCGCGTGCTATCTGCGAGTGGCACTTCAATCCGCCTAGCGCCCCCCATTTCGGAGGCTTATGGGAAGCGGCGGTGCGATCGACGAAACGCCTTTTAATACGAGTCATAGGGACACACATCTTCACGTACGAAGAGTTTACGACCATATTAGCGCGCGTAGAGGCCGTTTTAAACTCGCGTCCGCTCACGCCCGCCTCGACGGATCCGCATGATCTCGAGTGTTTGACGCCTAGTCATTTTTTAATAGGTCAACCGCTTCTTACCGTTCCGCCTAGATCGGGTCCAGAGCCCGCCCGTAGTTTAACCGATCGGTGGAAGTTGATGGATCAGTGCCATCAGTCTTTTTGGCGCCGTTGGTCCTCTGAGTATCTGACTACGCTACAGGAGAGGTCCAAGTGGACCAAGGGTGTCCCCAATGTGAAGGTGGACGATATGGTCGTGGTAGTAGACAACCAAAGCCCCCCCCTAAGGTGGCGACTCGGTCGTATAGTAGAGTTGTTTCCAGGTACTGATGGTCATGTCCGTGTCGCTCGAGTTATAACGCAAGCAGGTAGCGTCGTACGACCAGTGGTTAAACTCGTGCTGTTACCCACCAAGTAATGTTCTTCTTGTCGCGTTAGGTACAGGGACCTTGTGGGTACCATGCGTGCCGACGTTTCAGCACATTGCTTCAGCTCAcccgtttaattttttatgctaCGCGCGATTACCAAAGATGTTGTCAATCGCTTAGTGTTGGGCAAATGCTCAATGACCCATTGGtagatatataaaacaaaaaaaaaacatttttttttgattattaattattttttatttatattatactttgtattttttctatttattatacatatatgtacattgtacatatattgttacctaatattttgttttatattttatatcatatgtatTTCTCCTGGTCttatgttcattattataataactatatgttCACCATATgtgatgaattttttttgtattaacgaTAACCGCCGTCACGAAGATCGGATTCAATGTTGGGATATGCACCACGGTTCCTGCGCTGTCGACTACTGTTACTCCACGATATGTGAGGCCAGGCCTCCCATAGGGGGAGGATGTTCGAACTTGAGCCTTTTCGTGCCTATTACGAACAGTGTGTCCGTTTGACACTTGTTGTCACCCCGCTGACGTTCCGACGCCGAAGTGCGCTTGCGCGAACTTTTGGCGATCGGCTTCGCTGACCACCGGTTGTCCGCGGCCCGGCCGTCGCTGTCTTTTTCCTGCGGTCGGACCGTTCGTTCCGTCCCGACTTGTGCACGTTTTGTTCGGGTGTGCCGACCACAAAACCTCGTGGTTGAGTCTTTTCGTGTGCGTACCCTTCTGTGCCGCCCGTAAAACGTGTCGTGTTCTTCGCACGCGTGTTGCCATCTTTCGCACCGCCGTCCGGTATTGGTCGCCGTGCCCGTGGtcgttaatcattttaatataattattattatatacctgcgcCGATCGTTCATTCTACGTCGCGTCGTGGTTACGCATCTTGCGAGAGGTCAGTGACCTAACCCCTGCCCGGCTGTTTACACCAGGGCCGTCATTCCGAAGATATTTCGCCAATCGTCGTGGGATCCCGATGTCCACAAACGGTGACCAGCGGTatcgttaatatatatattatattattattgtattcttatttatttgtatattgtgcACCTGTGTGCGtccgttatttattataattattatatggcaTTTGTTTGAAGAGACGTCTTCGGCATTGTCCCTTTATTGCATTTAGTGTGTTGTACTTGTacgtatcaaataattatatatattatattgtgaaacattatttttggatCTTTATCACTTGCTCCCACACATCCGCGAGTCGTCAGTAAACTGCTGTTAACGTAATTGCTGATGGCGCAACATTTTTGGTAGCAGAGCGTGGTTTTCCGACCTTTGTGGGGGTTCGGTAGCGGTGTGCTGGATTTTGGTGGGCTGGTATCCTCATAGTGTTTCCTACGGTGCTTACAGgcgacataatttatttttattttttatttgtatttggattatatattctatttatatatttatattataatacacttcgCTCGTAATGACAGACGAGAAAGACATTGAGCGTACTTCGCGCCTGCTCGCGCGTGCTAAAGTAAAGCGTACTACCATTATATCGCAGATTCGAGCTATACATACTATGGCGTTGCGCGTACAATCAGAGCCTGATCTAGCCTCAGAGTTTGCGTTAAACGCGGCTGATTTAGACGCGCTATGGTTTCAATTTCGGACGGATGACGATTCCGTATTAGACCTTTTAGCGGCGTCCGATAAGCTCGCCGACTATTCACCCGACATGATAGCGGAGGTACGCCAACTAATTAACTCGGCTAAAAATATCGCCCAGCGGTTAATCCCGACAGGTGCCGACGCCGTCGACTTGTCGTATCTCCGAGAGGGGACATTAAGTGTCCAGAAATCGCGCGAGGATCCGGTTAAGTCACTCTCCCGCTTACCTGATATACCTCTACCCTCGTTCGAGGGTGATTACCGATCGTGGCCCAATTTTCGCGATAGATTTTCCGCGCTTGTCCATAAGCGATCTAATTTATCAAACATCGATAAGATGTACTATCTAATAGGTTGTCTAAAAGGTGCCGCAGCCGACGCTGTCCGAGGCATACCGGTGTCGGCGGACAATTACGAGTTAGTAATGAGCACCTTATCTGACAAATTTAATCGACCGCGTTTGGTCGCCACGTCACTCGTCGACAAGCTACTGCAATCGTCGGCCATGACACAAGAGTCGCTTAACGACTTGAACACATTTGTAGGCACGTTCAGTGAATCCATCTCATTATTAGACGCGCTAAAAATACCAGACTCTgggtcttttattttattttctatagcgTTTCGACGTTTACCAGTTTCTACCCGCAAATTATTTGAAGCGAATAGTACAGTCGATTACCCGTCGATAGGACAATTATTAGACTTTCTCCGGTCCCGAGTGGCCATTCTCGAAGTTGTGGGCGAATCCCACAAAAGTAGTACTAATAATGCGCCGTCAAAGTCGACAGGTCAGTTCCGAAAGGGGGGAGATTACGCAGGGAAGCCTCGGTTGACGTCTTTAGTCACGTCCAAGTCAAATAGTACGTGCCCATGTTGTGCGGGTACGCACGCACTAACATCGTGTGCGCGGTTTAAAAATTGGGGTCCCGACGAGCGCGCTCGATGGACGCGCGATAAAAAATTATGCTTTAATTGCTTTAGTGACGAGCACTGGGCTCCCAAATGTAATGCTAAATCGAGTTGTCAGAACTGCACGCGTAAACACCACTCGCTTCTTCATCATAGTATATCGTCCAGTAGAGATCACGATGTTCGAAACGAGTCACCGGCTGCCGAGGCGTCGTTATGCGCGTCCTTGCCGCGTCCCCCTCCACACCAGGCGTCGTCTATAATTTTAGGTACCGCGCTAGTGCATATGCGCGATCGTTCCGGGTCGTGGCAAACAATGCGCGCATTAATTGATTGCGCGTCGCAGATAAGCGCCGTTACGAGTGCGTGTGCCGATCGGTTAGGCCTTAAGCGTTCCCGTTGGACTGCCCCGATAAGCGGTTTATCCGGAGTTCCCGTAGTAAATGTCCAAGGTCGCGTTGAATGTAACGTACAGCCGCGGTTTGCGTCCGAACCTGTGCTTTCCATAAATGCGTGGGTGTTGCCCGCCATAACGAGTGACTTGCCTCGAACAACGCTACACTCGAGCATTAAAGAGAGGTACTCTAACCTCGCGCTCGCCGACCCGTCATTCGATATCACTTCAcctattgacatattattaggCGGCGACGTATATGCGTCAATAATGGACGGTCGAAAATTTTCGGTGGACAAAGCTTTACCTACGGCGTTTAGTTCGGTCTTTGGTTGGATCTTAATCGGTCCAGTGGACGCCCGAGAGGCTCACCCGTATCAATCGGTGCCGGTCGCTATGACTGTTTCCATTGAAGGGTTAATGGAACGGTTTTGGCAGGTTGAGGAGCCAGCGGCTGCGCCCGCGACGTTCACGGACGAGGGGCgttgtgaaaaattattttgtgaacaGTCTATACGTTTGCCGTGTGGCCGTTTTTCGGTACCGTTGCCCTTTCGTGCTCCGCCGTCAGCTGATACATTTGTCGGGTCCCGCGAACTCGCGGTGCGCCGTTTTGACGCACTCGAACGTAAATTGGCTACAAGCCCtcaattaaaatctttatatgTCCAATTCATGTCGGAATACATTTCGCTAGGTCATATGTCCGTCGCAACGTCCCCGGGACGTTATTTTATTCCGCACCATGCGGTGTACCGTCCGGCGATCGACGAAAATAAAATACGCGTTGTATTCGACGCTTCCGCGCAAAGTAGTCGCGGACCGTCATTgaataattgtttgtttacCGGTCCTAAATTACAACAGGACATAGTCGACATTTTGACTAGATTTCGGGTCCCCAAGTACGTTTTTACGACCGACATCTGCAAAATGTAtagacaaatattaattttaccggAATATCGTCAATTCCAACATATTTTATGGCGACCGTCGCCACACGACGCACTTGTAGAATATGAGCTAAATACCGTCACGTACGGCGTTAATTGCGCGCCTTATCTCGCTCTACGCGTGTTACAAACTATCGCATCCGATGATTGCGATAATTTCGAGTTTGTGGGTAATGCGTTGACACGTCAAACCTATGTCGACGACATTTGCGACGGGGCAGATACAATTTCGAACGTATTAAAATTGCAGTCCGATTTAATCTCTGTTATGAACAAATCGGGATTAGAACTGAAAAAGTGGGCGTCAAATACGCCACGCGTTTTAGACGCGGTATCAGCCGCAGATCGCGTGTGTGCGCCTATGCCATTCGAATCGGTCGACGGCTACGGTACCAAGGTGCTCGGCTTACAATGGCATCCCGAGGGGGATTTTTTCTGTTGCGCGTTAAGTCTCGACTCAGCACCCGTATGCACTAAACGTGGCATTCTTTCTTTAGTAGCGCGTATATTCGACCCGCTAGGTGTGTTCGCTCCCGCGGTATTTTTAGCTAAGTCTATAATGCAGCGTACCTGGCAACTTGGCATGACTTGGGATGAGCCTTTACCAAACAATATTCACGACGAATGGATCGCGTTCGTCTCCGACTTACCGTCGTTATTAAATATTCGGGTTCCGCGTCATTTGAACTCGAGTCGCGGCGCGCCGTGCTATTTAATTGGATTTTGTGACGCCTCGCAACTCGGCTACGCGGCGGTCGTGTATGTGCGCATGGCTGACGTCGATGTTAACGCGTCCGTATTTTTAATTggtacaaaaactaaattagCGCCCATAAAATCATTAACCATCCCCCGATTAGAATTAAACGCCGCGTTGTTATTGGCTCGATGGTTAAGTCGCGTCCGCGACATTTTGGCCCCGCAACTTAATATTGTCGGTATAAATGCGTGGTCAGATTCCACGATAGTGTTATCATGGTTAAGTGCCCCGCAcgaagcatttaaaatttatgtgTCGAATCGAGTGCACCAAGTTCGCAATTTACTGCCGGATTGTCGATGGCGGCATGTTGACTCGGTCAATAACCCCGCCGACTGCGCGTCGCGTGGCATCATGCCGGCTGCTCTAGCGCAGCACAAATTGTATTGGCACGGCCCACAACTAGCGTACGGCGACCCATCGGAATGGGATGATGCTCGTTCGCCGCTACCGTTATGTGACCTGCCCGAACTTCGTCCAGTGTCCTGCGCCGCCCGTGTTGACGAAATTAAAGTCGAATGGTTTAATCGTTTTTCTAGTTACGACCGTATGTTACGAGTGGTGGCGTATATGCGCCGGTTTATTGCCGCCGGTATTCGTCGAGTACGTCGACAACCGGACCACATCGCGCCCGCATATTTGCAAAAGTCGGAACTAGATAACGCCGCTCGTATATTAGAGGCTGAGTCACAGCGCGTACATTTCGCCGTGCTGTTACATGAATTGTCGACAGGTAAACATGTTTCGTCCAAGCCGCTTGCTCGTTTAGCACCCTTTATAGACCCGGACGGTGTCATCCGCGTTGGCGGACGCCTGCGGCATTCATTATTAACTTATGATTGCAAGCATCCGATTTTGTTGGCCAAGCGTTCGCAT
The Metopolophium dirhodum isolate CAU chromosome 7, ASM1992520v1, whole genome shotgun sequence DNA segment above includes these coding regions:
- the LOC132949118 gene encoding uncharacterized protein LOC132949118: MTDEKDIERTSRLLARAKVKRTTIISQIRAIHTMALRVQSEPDLASEFALNAADLDALWFQFRTDDDSVLDLLAASDKLADYSPDMIAEVRQLINSAKNIAQRLIPTGADAVDLSYLREGTLSVQKSREDPVKSLSRLPDIPLPSFEGDYRSWPNFRDRFSALVHKRSNLSNIDKMYYLIGCLKGAAADAVRGIPVSADNYELVMSTLSDKFNRPRLVATSLVDKLLQSSAMTQESLNDLNTFVGTFSESISLLDALKIPDSGSFILFSIAFRRLPVSTRKLFEANSTVDYPSIGQLLDFLRSRVAILEVVGESHKSSTNNAPSKSTGQFRKGGDYAGKPRLTSLVTSKSNSTCPCCAGTHALTSCARFKNWGPDERARWTRDKKLCFNCFSDEHWAPKCNAKSSCQNCTRKHHSLLHHSISSSRDHDVRNESPAAEASLCASLPRPPPHQASSIILGTALVHMRDRSGSWQTMRALIDCASQISAVTSACADRLGLKRSRWTAPISGLSGVPVVNVQGRVECNVQPRFASEPVLSINAWVLPAITSDLPRTTLHSSIKERYSNLALADPSFDITSPIDILLGGDVYASIMDGRKFSVDKALPTAFSSVFGWILIGPVDAREAHPYQSVPVAMTVSIEGLMERFWQVEEPAAAPATFTDEGRCEKLFCEQSIRLPCGRFSVPLPFRAPPSADTFVGSRELAVRRFDALERKLATSPQLKSLYVQFMSEYISLGHMSVATSPGRYFIPHHAVYRPAIDENKIRVVFDASAQSSRGPSLNNCLFTGPKLQQDIVDILTRFRVPKYVFTTDICKMYRQILILPEYRQFQHILWRPSPHDALVEYELNTVTYGVNCAPYLALRVLQTIASDDCDNFEFVGNALTRQTYVDDICDGADTISNVLKLQSDLISVMNKSGLELKKWASNTPRVLDAVSAADRVCAPMPFESVDGYGTKVLGLQWHPEGDFFCCALSLDSAPVCTKRGILSLVARIFDPLGVFAPAVFLAKSIMQRTWQLGMTWDEPLPNNIHDEWIAFVSDLPSLLNIRVPRHLNSSRGAPCYLIGFCDASQLGYAAVVYVRMADVDVNASVFLIGTKTKLAPIKSLTIPRLELNAALLLARWLSRVRDILAPQLNIVGINAWSDSTIVLSWLSAPHEAFKIYVSNRVHQVRNLLPDCRWRHVDSVNNPADCASRGIMPAALAQHKLYWHGPQLAYGDPSEWDDARSPLPLCDLPELRPVSCAARVDEIKVEWFNRFSSYDRMLRVVAYMRRFIAAGIRRVRRQPDHIAPAYLQKSELDNAARILEAESQRVHFAVLLHELSTGKHVSSKPLARLAPFIDPDGVIRVGGRLRHSLLTYDCKHPILLAKRSHYAYLLCHRWHLVTCHAGPRVLTALISRRFWIISLRSVLHSIITNCSVCVRFDAKRVQPLMADLPDTRVQQRRPFERVGVDYAGPLQMRETRLRRSRIFKIYIAVFICFTTKAVHLEVVTDLSTDAFLAAFDRFIARRGLPSDVFSDCGTNFVGADKKLRALIHSPEGRAAIANSRAICEWHFNPPSAPHFGGLWEAAVRSTKRLLIRVIGTHIFTYEEFTTILARVEAVLNSRPLTPASTDPHDLECLTPSHFLIGQPLLTVPPRSGPEPARSLTDRWKLMDQCHQSFWRRWSSEYLTTLQERSKWTKGVPNVKVDDMVVVVDNQSPPLRWRLGRIVELFPGTDGHVRVARVITQAGSVVRPVVKLVLLPTK
- the LOC132948454 gene encoding uncharacterized protein LOC132948454, with protein sequence MTDEKDIERTSRLLARAKVKRTTIISQIRAIHTMALRVQSEPDLASEFALNAADLDALWFQFRTDDDSVLDLLAASDKLADYSPDMIAEVRQLINSAKNIAQRLIPTGADAVDLSYLREGTLSVQKSREDPVKSLSRLPDIPLPSFEGDYRSWPNFRDRFSALVHKRSNLSNIDKMYYLIGCLKGAAADAVRGIPVSADNYELVMSTLSDKFNRPRLVATSLVDKLLQSSAMTQESLNDLNTFVGTFSESISLLDALKIPDSGSFILFSIAFRRLPVSTRKLFEANSTVDYPSIGQLLDFLRSRVAILEVVGESHKSSTNNAPSKSTGQFRKGGDYAGKPRLTSLVTSKSNSTCPCCAGTHALTSCARFKNWGPDERARWTRDKKLCFNCFSDEHWAPKCNAKSSCQNCTRKHHSLLHHSISSSRDHDVRNESPAAEASLCASLPRPPPHQASSIILGTALVHMRDRSGSWQTMRALIDCASQISAVTSACADRLGLKRSRWTAPISGLSGVPVVNVQGRVECNVQPRFASEPVLSINAWVLPAITSDLPRTTLHSSIKERYSNLALADPSFDITSPIDILLGGDVYASIMDGRKFSVDKALPTAFSSVFGWILIGPVDAREAHPYQSVPVAMTVSIEGLMERFWQVEEPAAAPATFTDEGRCEKLFCEQSIRLPCGRFSVPLPFRAPPSADTFVGSRELAVRRFDALERKLATSPQLKSLYVQFMSEYISLGHMSVATSPGRYFIPHHAVYRPAIDENKIRVVFDASAQSSRGPSLNNCLFTGPKLQQDIVDILTRFRVPKYVFTTDICKMYRQILILPEYRQFQHILWRPSPHDALVEYELNTVTYGVNCAPYLALRVLQTIASDDCDNFEFVGNALTRQTYVDDICDGADTISNVLKLQSDLISVMNKSGLELKKWASNTPRVLDAVSAADRVCAPMPFESVDGYGTKVLGLQWHPEGDFFCCALSLDSAPVCTKRGILSLVARIFDPLGVFAPAVFLAKSIMQRTWQLGMTWDEPLPNNIHDEWIAFVSDLPSLLNIRVPRHLNSSRGAPCYLIGFCDASQLGYAAVVYVRMADVDVNASVFLIGTKTKLAPIKSLTIPRLELNAALLLARWLSRVRDILAPQLNIVGINAWSDSTIVLSWLSAPHEAFKIYVSNRVHQVRNLLPDCRWRHVDSVNNPADCASRGIMPAALAQHKLYWHGPQLAYGDPSEWDDARSPLPLCDLPELRPVSCAARVDEIKVEWFNRFSSYDRMLRVVAYMRRFIAAGIRRVRRQPDHIAPAYLQKSELDNAARILEAESQRVHFAVLLHELSTGKHVSSKPLARLAPFIDPDGVIRVGGRLRHSLLTYDCKHPILLAKRSHYAYLLCHRWHLVTCHAGPRVLTALISRRFWIISLRSVLHSIITNCSVCVRFDAKRVQPLMADLPDTRVQQRRPFERVGVDYAGPLQMRETRLRRSRIFKIYIAVFICFTTKAVHLEVVTDLSTDAFLAAFDRFIARRGLPSDVFSDCGTNFVGADKKLRALIHSPEGRAAIANSRAICEWHFNPPSAPHFGGLWEAAVRSTKRLLIRVIGTHIFTYEEFTTILARVEAVLNSRPLTPASTDPHDLECLTPSHFLIGQPLLTVPPRSGPEPARSLTDRWKLMDQCHQSFWRRWSSEYLTTLQERSKWTKGVPNVKVDDMVVVVDNQSPPLRWRLGRIVELFPGTDGHVRVARVITQAGSVVRPVVKLVLLPTK